The Solirubrobacter pauli sequence GGCCATGCGGCTCGCGCCGGACCTGATCGTCGTGGCCGGCAACGGCCTCGTCGATCCATTGGCCCTGGTCAGCGCCAACCACCTCGACCAGCAGTTCCTGGTCCTGGGAGCCGAGGTGGCCGAGCCGACGTTCAACGTCACCGCCGCGAACTGGACGGGCGCCGCCTTCCGTGGCGAGGGCCTCGCGATGCGTGATGCCTACGATCCCGCGTCGTTCACGCCGCGGCGCGCGGGCGAGGCGCTCCGCGCCGGCGTCGCGGCGGTGCTGCACGGGATCACCGGCATCGTGGTCCGCCTGGCGTAGCGGTAGGCTCGCGCGCCGTGGTGTACGAGATGCGGGTCGACCAGCTGTTCCTGCGCCTGGACGGGCGCGTCTTCGAGGTGCTGTCGGCCGAGTCCGACTACCAGCACCGCGTCCATGTCGACGTGGTCGGCTTCGCCGTCAAGGGGCCGGATCGCAAGGGCACCTACAAGGTGCGGATCGGGATCCTCGACGGCGAGGAGCTCAAGCTGGGCGCCACGCGCACCCAGGTCGAGCTCGACGCGGCGCAGTTCGAGCGCTTCGAACGGCTCGTCGCGGCGGCCAAGGCCGCGCGCGACGCCGGTCCGGACCCGTGGTGAGCTAGCTACTTCGTCGCGGCGTCGATCTGCTCCTGGACGCTGTCCTGGATGGCCTCGGCGTCGGCGCCGGCCTGCTTGGTGGCCGCGTCGATCTGCTCCTCGACGCTGTCCTGGATCTCCTCGGCGTCGGTGCCGGACTGCTCGATCGCGGCGTCGACGTCGGCGCCGGCCTGCTTGGTGGCCTGGTCGATCGAGTCCGTGATGTCCTTCTGCGCGTCCTTCTGGTACTCGAGCGACTGGCGGGTGATCTCCTTTGCAGTCTCGTTCGCGTCGTTGGAGGCGTTGTTGACGACGACGAGCGTGCCGATGCCGAGGACGGCGCTGACGGCGAGAGCGAGGAAGCCACGGATGATCATGGGAGGGGGTCCTTTGTGCGGTTCGTTTGGGGAGGTCGTTGCTGCGAGAGGAAGACTCGCGTTTTCGCCCCCGCCGCATCGTCGCGTCAGCCGGTGAATGCGCGGCGACGAACCGCCATGGGGATTCGTGCAGACCGCCGTAACGTGGCCAGCGGCGATCCGGACCTCCCGACGAGGATGCCGACGAGCACGAGCGCGATGCCGACCGCCTGACGCCAGCTGAGCAACTCGCCGGCCAGCAGCGTGCCGAGCAGGACGCCGGTCACCGGGTTCAGCAGCCCGACCAGGCCGACCGTCGACGCCGGCAGGTGGCGCAGCCCGCCGAACCACGCGACGTACGCGACCGCCGTGGCGATCACGGTGACGTAGGTGAACCCGAGCGCCGCCTGCGCGTCGAGCGCGGGCGGGGCGCCTTCGACGAGCGCGGCGGGCACGAGCAGCAGCAGACCGCCGGCGACGAGCTGCCAGGACGTGGACGCGAGCAGCTCCACCTCCCCGCTCCAGCGCTTGGCGAGCACGTAGCCGGTCGCGGACATCAGCATCGCGGTGACGGACGCCGCGACGCCGAGCGCGTCGACCGCTCCACCCCCGCCCAGCAGCATGGTGGCGACCCCGGCGATGCCGATCGCCGCGCCCGCGAGCGGGACCAGCCGTGGCCGCTCGGCCACGATCGCCCACGCCATCAGCATCAGGGCCACCGGCGACGCGGCCATGATCGTCGACGCGATGCTGGTCGGCAGCCGCTGCGCCGCGAGGTAGATGAGCGCGAAGAACGCGCCGACGTTCATCGCCCCCAGCAGCGCCGAGCGCCACCACCAGGCCCCACGCGGCACGCTGCGAGCGATGAGCAACAGCAGCAGGCCGGCGGGCAGCGCGCGGATCGCGGCACCCCACAGCGCGGCGTCCGCCGGCAGGAACTCGCGCGTCACGTAGTAGTTCGAGCCCCACGCGACGGGTGCGATCGCCGTGATCATCGTCCACCGCCAAGTTGCTTCCATGGAAGCTAGTTTAGCTTCCTCGGAAGGTAAACGCAAGCGGGCCCGCCCTGCAAGGACGGGCCCGCTCGTGGCTCACGGCGTCGTCGTGGACAGCGTGAAGGTCAGCGTTCGCGTGTACGCGCCGGTGCGCAGCGCGTCGGTCGCCTTGATCAGCTGCTTGAAGGCGACGTCGACGCGGTCGTTGGACACCGGCGCCGACCACGCGCTCTTCGAGAGCGAGACGCGCAGCGGCTCCGGCAGCGAGAACGCGCCGTTGGCGAGGTGGCCGGGATCGGAGACCGTCAGCGCCGCGTCGCCCGCCGTGGAGATGACGTTCGCGGTCGTGGTGGTCGCGTACTCCTGCTCGACGCCCGGCGTGAAGGTGCCGAACGTCGCCGGCGTGCCGAGCGTGAGCGACAGCGTCGCCGCCACCTCACCGCCGGCCGCTCCCGGGACGTCGACGCCGTACGGCGCGCAGCCGCCGGTCGCGTCGTAGAAGCCGCCGCCGGCCAGCCCAGGCCCGGTGATCTGCGGCTTGTTGCCGGCCGCCGGAGAGCCCGTGTACGGCGTGTCCCACCACTGCTTGAAGAACTCCTCGAGCTTGTTGTGGCAGGCCGGGGACTGGTTCGGCAGGTACTTGTGGAACTCGGCCTTCAGCGGGGCCTCCTCCATCGAGCCGCCGCGGTAGGCGACCTGGATGTGCCGGAGCGCGGCGTTGTAGTTCTCTCTGCCGAGGATCGCCCGCAGCGCCAGGTACGACGTGCCGGGGCGCGTGTAGGCGTTCGACGTGCCGTTCATGGACGCCGACGTCGGGTTGCTCGGCGCGGTGTTCCAGAACGTGGTGGAGGTGCTGTTGTAGTTCTGGTTGAAGCGGGCCACGAGGCTCGCCTCGAACGCGGCGTCACCGGCCGTGGTGCCCTGGCCGCCGGCGGCGTTGGCCGCCGCCAGAGCGGTCTGGTAGTACTCGGCCGTCGTCGCCTGGCCTTCCTTGAACCACATCAGCTTGGGCGCGCCCTCGGCCACGTTGTCGCCCCACCACTGGTGCATGTTCTCGTGGGCGAACGTGTTGACGTTCGTGCCCTGCGCGCCGCCGATGGTGCCGCCGACGAAGACGATCTTCGTCTGCATCTCCTCCTCGAAGCTCGCGCTCGGGAGGGCGACGACGATGCCGTTGGCGTTGAACGGGAACGGCCCCGTGATCGACTCCTGGAAGTGCGTGATGCTCTCCTGCTGGTCCATCGCGACGCGGTTGAGCGCCTTGCGCGCGGGCGTGATGTTCGCGTCCTGCGCCTCGAAGTAGACGACGTCGTTCGCGCCGTCACGGAACGTGTAGTCGAAGTTGCCGACGCTGTTCTCGACCAGGTAGTTGGCGATCGGCTCGCTGGACTTCCAGTGGTAGCTCGTCGAGCCGGCGGGGAAGTTCGCGCTCGGGGCGTCGTCGCCGGAGCTCACCAGCCGTCCCGGCCCGATCGCGAGCTTGCCCTTGGTGACCGTGTCGTAGATGTCGTACGTCGGCTTGACCGACGGGTGGTTGTTGAGCGGCATCCACGCCTCGGTGCCGGTCGGCTCGGAGGTGACCATCGCGCCCTCGCTGCCGGCCGTGCTGTTGCGGAACCAGCCTTCGGTGCCGGTCGGCGACGGGCGCACGCCCGGGCGGCCCGTGTAGTTGACCGTGACCGTGAAGTCGGTGCCGGTCGGGATCGGCGCGCTGGGCGTGATCACGAGCTTGGTCTCACCGCAGGGCAGGTTCTGGTTGGCGGCCTGGGTGTTGATCGGCGGGCACGCGGGCGGGTTCGGGTTGGCCGCGTTGATCGGCGTGACGAGGCCCGTGCGATGCGCCAGCGGGTCCGGGTCGTCCTGCCCGTTGGGGTCGCCCGGGTAGGTCGGCTGCTTGAACGTGAAGGTCGCCGGCTGCCCGTTGACCGTCACCGACTGCACCGTGAAGTCCGGGCCGGGCACGGTCGTCGACGTGATCGTGTTGTGCCGGTCGAAGTCGAGGCTGAAGTCCGCCAGGCACTGCGTCGAGCGCTGCAGGAGGTCGACGTGCGTGCCGGGCAGGAACAGGTTCGTGAGCGCGTCGTAGTTGATGAAGACGTCGCTGTGGAGGCTCGCGTAGCCGCCGTTGCCGATGTCCGGGTACACGCGATCGCCGGGCTTGGCGAGCGTGCGCGCGCCCGAGGTGCAGTCCTCGGCCGCGGCCGCGACCGCGCCGGTCCGCTTGGCGGGGAGCCGGACGGCCGAGCCGCGCACCGGCGTTCCCCCGTGGACGCGGATGTCGCGCTCCGAGGTCGCGCAGCCGAGCCCGTGGGCATCGGTCGACGACGGCGTGCACGCCGCCAGGTAGTAGTTGCCGCGGCTGAGCCCGTCCGGCAGCCGCACCGCCACCGCGTACGGCGTCGTCGCGCCCGCGGGCACCGTCACGGACGTCCGGCCGACGAACAGCGCCTTCGCGCCGGTGCGCTGCACGCGCACGGTGACCGGCGCGATGACCGTCCGCGCCGTCCGGTTGACCACTTCGCCGCGCACGGTGCCGGCCCGTGCGCCGGAGGCCAGCGAGCTGACCGAGCCCACCGACACGCCGGGCGCCGACGCGAACGCCGGACCGGCCGTCACCGCGAAGGCAAGCAGCGCGACGCCGCCGGCGCGCGCCCTGAATCGAGACATGGATAGATCCCTCCGTAGACCCACTCGCGCGCTGGCGCGCGAGCAAACGGCGAGACCGTGGCAGCCCCAGATGAGACCGCGGCGAGTCTCTCATGTTTCTGGATCGGCTTTGTCCAGTTTCGCTGCCGGCCAGCCGTGAGCCTCGAAGAACGGCATCCGCGCCAGATCAGGATCGGCCTGCTCGGCTGCGAGCAACGCGATGCCGACGCTGCCCTTGTAGAGGCTGTCCACTCGCCCTTCGGACTCGGCCGGCGTGATCTGCGCGGCGGCGCGGCTCGCGAGCACCCGGGCGCGGTGCAGCCAGGCCGCGTCCCCGGTGTGGCGATGCAGCGCCAGCAGCGCGTACGCCCGGCCGCCGCGGCCGCAGCACAGCTGGCCGATCTGGTCATCGGCCTCCCACGCGTTCCATGCCGCGCCGTGCGCAAGCGCGCCGAACCGCGGGTCGCGGTACACCTGGTCGGCGAGGGCCCACAGGTAGACGTGCCCGGCGCTGCCGTTGCACCAACCGGTCATGTGCTCACGCCCGCCCGCGACGACCGGCCAGCGACAGCCGCGCCGGTGCGGCTCGGCGAGCTGCGCGAGCTCCTCGAGGCGCCCGGGCAGCGTGTCCGGCGGGGCGCTCCGCGTCACCGCGGTCCAGCGCAGCGTCGCGTAGAGGATGCCGGCCCAGCCGTGCGCGATGCCGAGGTAGCGCAGCTCGGGCGCGCTGCTCACGGACGCGTACGCGTCGAGCTCGGCCCAGATCCCGGTCAGCGTCTGATCGCCCAGCGCGATGAGCGCCGGCATGTCCGGCCCGAGCGCCTCCAGCAGCTGCGCGCAGGCGAGCAGCGTGCTCGCGCGGCCGAGCGTGAGGTCGAGGTTCGCGCACGGGGCGACCGAGGCGTCGATGAACCCCTGGACGGCGGCGAGGGCGCCGTACGCGTCGCCACGCGCGTGCGCGACCAACGCCGCGACGCACCACGCGCCGGCCGCCGTGTGCAGCGCGGAGATCGGTCCGACGGTCCCGGCCGTGAGCTCGATCTCGTCGCTCGTCCAGGCGTCGTCGTCGCCGCGGTGCGCGAGCGCGCGCGTGCACCACACGTCGGCCAACGCCAGGAGCTCGGGCTCCGCCCGCAGCCCGGCCAGCCGGT is a genomic window containing:
- a CDS encoding DMT family transporter, with protein sequence MEATWRWTMITAIAPVAWGSNYYVTREFLPADAALWGAAIRALPAGLLLLLIARSVPRGAWWWRSALLGAMNVGAFFALIYLAAQRLPTSIASTIMAASPVALMLMAWAIVAERPRLVPLAGAAIGIAGVATMLLGGGGAVDALGVAASVTAMLMSATGYVLAKRWSGEVELLASTSWQLVAGGLLLLVPAALVEGAPPALDAQAALGFTYVTVIATAVAYVAWFGGLRHLPASTVGLVGLLNPVTGVLLGTLLAGELLSWRQAVGIALVLVGILVGRSGSPLATLRRSARIPMAVRRRAFTG
- a CDS encoding M1 family aminopeptidase yields the protein MSRFRARAGGVALLAFAVTAGPAFASAPGVSVGSVSSLASGARAGTVRGEVVNRTARTVIAPVTVRVQRTGAKALFVGRTSVTVPAGATTPYAVAVRLPDGLSRGNYYLAACTPSSTDAHGLGCATSERDIRVHGGTPVRGSAVRLPAKRTGAVAAAAEDCTSGARTLAKPGDRVYPDIGNGGYASLHSDVFINYDALTNLFLPGTHVDLLQRSTQCLADFSLDFDRHNTITSTTVPGPDFTVQSVTVNGQPATFTFKQPTYPGDPNGQDDPDPLAHRTGLVTPINAANPNPPACPPINTQAANQNLPCGETKLVITPSAPIPTGTDFTVTVNYTGRPGVRPSPTGTEGWFRNSTAGSEGAMVTSEPTGTEAWMPLNNHPSVKPTYDIYDTVTKGKLAIGPGRLVSSGDDAPSANFPAGSTSYHWKSSEPIANYLVENSVGNFDYTFRDGANDVVYFEAQDANITPARKALNRVAMDQQESITHFQESITGPFPFNANGIVVALPSASFEEEMQTKIVFVGGTIGGAQGTNVNTFAHENMHQWWGDNVAEGAPKLMWFKEGQATTAEYYQTALAAANAAGGQGTTAGDAAFEASLVARFNQNYNSTSTTFWNTAPSNPTSASMNGTSNAYTRPGTSYLALRAILGRENYNAALRHIQVAYRGGSMEEAPLKAEFHKYLPNQSPACHNKLEEFFKQWWDTPYTGSPAAGNKPQITGPGLAGGGFYDATGGCAPYGVDVPGAAGGEVAATLSLTLGTPATFGTFTPGVEQEYATTTTANVISTAGDAALTVSDPGHLANGAFSLPEPLRVSLSKSAWSAPVSNDRVDVAFKQLIKATDALRTGAYTRTLTFTLSTTTP